The following nucleotide sequence is from Methanolinea sp..
GGATTGCGGCGGCATACCAGGCATGTCTCTGAAGATAGGGACCCGGGGGAGCCGGCTGGCCATGGTGCAGGCCGAGCGGGTAGCGGCGCTGCTCGGTGACCTGGGACACCGGACCGAGCTCTCCATTATCACCACCCGGGGGGATTCAATAGATGGGGTGCCGCTCCATGAAATTGGCGGGCAGGGGGTCTTTGTCCGGGCACTCGACGATGCCATTCTCGAAGGCGGAATTGACTGTGCCGTCCACAGCATGAAGGACATCCCCGCGCTCCGGCCGGCCGGGTTGGTCACGGCCGCTATCCTTAAACGGGATTCGCCCGCCGATTTCCTGGCCCACACACTCCCGCTCGATATCGTGCACATCATCGGGACTTCGAGCACCCGCCGGCGGGCCCAGATCCTCCGCAACCTGCCGGGAACTTTCGTGGAACCGCTGCGGGGCAACGTGGACACCCGGCTCCGGAAACTCGCGGACGGCCAGTACGATGCCATCGTGCTTGCGGAGGCAGGCATCGAGCGGATGTCACTCTCGGTTCCGGGTACGAGGCTATCCCCTGACCAGTTCGTACCGTCCCCGAACCAGGGGGCCATTGCCGTGGTCTGTCGGGATGACCCGGAGCTGACAGCGATCCTCACGGAGATGGATCACCCTGAGACCCGCTTCGATACAGGGATTGAACGGGCGGTGATGGAGGAAGTGGGCGGTGGATGCTTCACCCCTCATGGTATCTCCTGCCAAAACGGCCACCTAATCGGGGAGATCCTCTCGCTTGACGGTGACCGGCAGGTAAGGATCGAGGAGGATGTCACATCGATGGACGAAGCCCGTGCCTGCGGAAGGATACTGCGGAAGGAAGGAAGAACGCTGATCAGGGAAGCATACGAGAGAATGGGGATCAGGGATGAGCGGTAAGGTATATCTGGTAGGCTCAGGGCCAGGAGGGGAGGGACTTCTCACCATC
It contains:
- the hemC gene encoding hydroxymethylbilane synthase encodes the protein MSLKIGTRGSRLAMVQAERVAALLGDLGHRTELSIITTRGDSIDGVPLHEIGGQGVFVRALDDAILEGGIDCAVHSMKDIPALRPAGLVTAAILKRDSPADFLAHTLPLDIVHIIGTSSTRRRAQILRNLPGTFVEPLRGNVDTRLRKLADGQYDAIVLAEAGIERMSLSVPGTRLSPDQFVPSPNQGAIAVVCRDDPELTAILTEMDHPETRFDTGIERAVMEEVGGGCFTPHGISCQNGHLIGEILSLDGDRQVRIEEDVTSMDEARACGRILRKEGRTLIREAYERMGIRDER